From a single Brassica napus cultivar Da-Ae chromosome C9, Da-Ae, whole genome shotgun sequence genomic region:
- the LOC106387707 gene encoding NADP-dependent alkenal double bond reductase P2 — translation MSTGGNGGATATNRQVILRDYVSGFPKESDFDITTTTVELKLPEGSKSVLVKNLYLSCDPYMRSRMGKPAASGIAQAYTPGKPILGFGVSRVIESGHPDYKEGDLMWGVVGWEEYSVVTPIPDMHFKIQHTDVPLSYYTGLLGMPGMTAYAGFYEVCSPKKGETVYVSAASGAVGQLVGQFAKMMGCYVVGSAGSKEKVDLLKNKFGFDDAFNYKEEQDLTAALKRCFPKGIDIYFENVGGKMLDAVLLNMNIHGRIAVCGMISQYNLENHEGVHNLSTIIYKRIRIQGFAVFDYYDKYSKFLEFVIPCIKEGKIAYVEDVAEGLEKGPEALVGLFHGKNVGKQVVVIARE, via the exons ATGAGCACCGGAGGAAATGGCGGAGCGACGGCGACGAACAGGCAGGTGATACTGAGAGACTACGTGAGTGGGTTCCCAAAGGAATCGGATTTTGATATAACCACCACCACCGTCGAGCTTAAGCTTCCAGAGGGTTCTAAGTCGGTTCTTGTGAAGAATCTCTACCTGTCCTGCGATCCTTACATGCGCTCTCGCATGGGGAAGCCTGCTGCGTCTGGTATTGCTCAAGCTTACACTCCCGGCAAG CCAATCTTAGGGTTTGGAGTGTCAAGAGTGATAGAATCAGGGCATCCAGATTACAAAGAAGGTGACTTAATGTGGGGAGTCGTTGGATGGGAAGAGTACAGTGTTGTTACTCCTATTCCTGACATGCATTTCAAGATCCAGCACACTGATGTTCCCTTGTCCTACTACACTGGACTTCTCG GTATGCCTGGTATGACCGCCTATGCCGGATTCTATGAAGTCTGTTCTCCGAAGAAAGGAGAGACAGTCTATGTGTCGGCTGCATCTGGTGCAGTTGGCCAGCTTGTGGGACAGTTTGCAAAAATGATGGGCTGCTATGTTGTTGGAAGCGCTGGAAGTAAAGAAAAG GTTGATCTCCTCAAAAACAAGTTTGGGTTTGATGATGCATTTAACTACAAGGAAGAACAAGACCTTACTGCTGCTCTGAAAAG GTGTTTTCCCAAAGGCATTGACATATACTTTGAGAACGTAGGAGGCAAAATGCTAGATGCAGTGCTCTTAAACATGAACATTCACGGGCGTATCGCTGTCTGTGGAATGATTTCGCAGTACAATCTCGAGAACCACGAAGGTGTGCACAACCTATCCACCATAATCTACAAGCGAATCCGCATTCAAGGCTTTGCAGTCTTTGATTACTACGACAAGTACTCAAAGTTCTTGGAGTTTGTGATCCCGTGCATCAAAGAAGGGAAGATAGCGTACGTGGAAGATGTGGCTGAAGGACTGGAGAAAGGTCCTGAAGCTCTTGTGGGACTCTTCCATGGTAAGAACGTTGGGAAGCAAGTTGTTGTGATTGCTCGTGAGTGA
- the LOC106387706 gene encoding ATPase family AAA domain-containing protein 3-B, whose product MAQKCAIGLMSALAAAASLSKSNIASADGPLNFSTSTPQQQQGSTPPLPGSAKDSSVSGEESDAPPRIRNDNPRTTSAGFDPEALERGAKALKGINNSAHAKKVFESIKTQEETRQAEFTAKAQEFKSLQSQAEAERQRVIYDEQKKLAQHQAQTKAQMARYEDELARKRMQAENEAQRTRNQELVKMQEESSIRREVARRATEEEIQAQRRQTEREKAEIERETIRVKAMAEAEGRARESKLSEDVNRRMLVDRANAEREKWVSAINTTFDHIGGGLRMILTDQNKLVVAVGGITALAAGIYTTREGAKVIWSYVDRVLGQPSLIRESSRGKYPWSGSLSRVFSTLRGGGKEAASKNGKGFGDVILHPSLQKRIEQLASATANTKSHQAPFRNMLFYGPPGTGKTMAARELARKSGLDYALMTGGDVAPLGAQAVTKIHQLFDWSKKSKRGLLLFIDEADAFLCERNKTYMSEAQRSALNALLFRTGDQSKDIVLALATNRPGDLDSAVADRVDETLEFPLPGEEERFKLLNLYLDKYITKTNLKKPGLLQSLFKKDQQKIEVKGVTEDLLKEAAAKTKGFSGREIAKLMASVQAAVYGSADCLLDTNLFREVIDYKVAEHIQRKKLAGTDTGNKK is encoded by the exons ATGGCTCAAAAATGTGCGATTGGTTTGATGTCAGCTCTAGCAGCTGCCGCTTCTCTCTCGAAATCGAATATCGCTTCTGCAGATGGACCTCTCAACTTCTCCACTTCGACTCCTCAGCAGCAGCAGGGCTCTACTCCGCCGTTACCGGGATCTGCGAAAGATTCTTCTGTTTCCGGCGAAGAATCCGATGCTCCTCCACGGATTCGGAACGATAATCCGAGAACGACTTCAGCTGGGTTCGATCCGGAGGCGTTGGAGCGAGGTGCAAAGGCCTTGAAGGGGATTAACAACTCAGCTCACGCCAAAAAG GTGTTTGAAAGTATTAAGACACAAGAAGAGACGAGGCAAGCTGAGTTTACTGCTAAGGCCCAAGAGTTTAAATCTTTGCAATCCCAAGCTGAAGCT GAGAGGCAAAGGGTAATTTACGATGAACAGAAGAAACTTGCTCAGCACCAAGCACAAACAAAAGCACAGATGGCCCGCTATGAAGATGAATTAGCAAGAAAAAGGATGCAG GCTGAGAATGAAGCCCAGAGAACACGAAATCAAGAACTTGTGAAGATGCAAGAAGAATCATCAATCAGGAGGGAAGTAGCTCGACGAGCTACTGAGGAAGAGATTCAAGCACAGAGACGACAAACGGAGAGGGAGAAAGCTGAGATTGAACGCGAGACTATCAGGGTCAAAGCTATGGCTGAAGCTGAAGGGAGAGCCCGTGAATCTAAGCTCTCTGAGGACGTCAATAGGAGAATGCTTGTTGATCGTGCAAATGCTGAAAGAGAAAAATGGGTTTCGGCCATCAACACTACATTCGATCACATTGGAG GTGGGTTGCGTATGATTCTAACAGATCAAAATAAGCTGGTTGTTGCTGTTGGAGGTATCACTGCTCTTGCAGCTGGGATATACACAACGAG AGAAGGTGCCAAGGTTATCTGGAGCTACGTGGATAGAGTCTTAGGGCAACCTTCTCTTATTAGAGAGTCATCGAGAGGGAAATACCCTTGGTCTGGATCGCTTTCTCGCGTCTTTTCCACGTTGCGGGGTGGTGGTAAGGAGGCTGCATCCAAAAACGGAAAAGGGTTCGGTGATGTTATTTTGCATCCTTCTCTTCAAAAGAGAATCGAACAGCTTGCTAGTGCAACTGCCAACACAAAATCCCACCAAGCACCTTTCCGAAATATGCTTTTCTACGGTCCACCAGGAACAGGAAAGACAATGGCTGCCCGAGAGCTAGCTCGCAAATCT GGTCTAGATTATGCGTTGATGACGGGTGGAGATGTTGCCCCACTTGGAGCTCAGGCTGTTACGAAGATACACCAACTGTTTGACTGGTCCAAAAAATCTAAGAGGGGCTTGTTGCTCTTCATCGATGAAGCTGATGCATTTCTGTGCGA GCGGAACAAAACATACATGAGTGAAGCGCAAAGGAGTGCACTAAACGCACTCCTCTTCCGCACGGGTGATCAGTCCAAAGACATAGTCCTAGCGCTTGCCACAAACCGACCCGGTGATCTAGACTCAGCGGTGGCTGACCGTGTCGACGAGACTCTTGAGTTCCCCTTGCCTGGAGAAGAAGAGCGCTTCAAGCTTCTAAACCTCTACCTAGACAAGTACATAACCAAGACCAATCTGAAAAAACCGGGTTTGCTCCAAAGCCTTTTCAAGAAAGACCAGCAGAAGATCGAGGTAAAAGGCGTCACAGAGGATCTACTCAAGGAAGCTGCCGCCAAAACGAAAGGGTTTTCAGGTAGAGAGATAGCGAAGCTGATGGCGAGCGTTCAAGCGGCTGTGTATGGAAGCGCGGACTGCTTGCTGGACACAAACCTTTTCAGAGAGGTGATTGATTACAAAGTCGCGGAGCATATACAGAGAAAGAAACTAGCTGGAACCGATACAGGTAACAAGAAATGA